The sequence GTCGTCGCTGATGACCTTCGGGAACCTGGGCGAGTTCTTCGAGCTCACCGCCATGAAGAGCGCGGGCATCTCACTCACGCGTGCCCTGCGCCCGCTGCTGTTGCTGGCGTTTGTGTTCATGGGGTTCTCGTTCTGGTTCAATAATAGTGTGTCGCCCTGGGCCAACCTCAAGGCCTACAGCCTGCTGTACGACATCAAGACGGCCAAAGCAACGCTCAACATCAAGGAGGGGATTTTCTACAATGACCTGCCCGGCTACAGCATTAAAGTCGACCGGAAGTTTGGCGACTCACTAACGAACCTGGTTATCTACAAACACAATACGTCGGGCGTCGAAACGGGTAACCGGGAAATCATCCTGGCAAAATCGGGCCGGATGTATACCGATCCCAGCCGGTCGTATCTGGTTTTTGAACTGAATAACGGCAACGATTATCAGGAATATAACGATGGCCGGTCGGTGTCGTATACGGGTACCGGTATTCCGAAAGCCACTCAATTTCTGCGCAACGGCTTCAAGCATTATAAGCTGGTCATCAGCCTCGAATCCTTTGGTCTGCACCGCACCGACGAACAGCAGTTCGAGTATCACCCTTATATGAAAACGCTGTCGGAACTGCGCGCCATTTCCGATTCGCTGCAAAAAGACGCCGTTCGGGCCAGTATGGGCGTGGCCGGTTCGTCGCGTAACTATTACAACTACCACTTCAAAGCCGACGCGGTCGTGCAGGCCAAGCGGGTGCGCGACGGCAAGTGGGTCGACAGCCTGCTGGCCTTTACACCGCGCACGTCGAACCCCATTGAAATTGAAGCGCAGGCCGTGACGCAGGCGCAGAACATGCTGTCTTACGCGCAGTCGAATATTATTTACCTGAAAGAGAAGGAGAAAAGCTCGTATCAGTACGACCTGGAGAGCCACCACAAATTCACGCAGGCGATCTCGGTATTTATCATGTTCCTGATCGGGGCGCCGCTGGGGGCCATCATCCGCAAGGGGGGCTTTGGCCTGCCTGTGCTGGTGTCGATCATCTTCTTTATCGTCCTCTATGTGCTGACGTTGCTGGGCGATAAGTTTGCCAAAGACGGCGCCTGGCCCGTACCGATGGGCGCCTGGCTGGCCAACATGGTGCTGTTTCCCATTGGCCTGT comes from Fibrella aestuarina BUZ 2 and encodes:
- a CDS encoding LptF/LptG family permease, yielding MKKIDKLILKSFFGPFFLTLAVVIFIFLMRLLMLYIDDFVSKDITLVTFGRLLYFFAVLTIPTALPLAVLLSSLMTFGNLGEFFELTAMKSAGISLTRALRPLLLLAFVFMGFSFWFNNSVSPWANLKAYSLLYDIKTAKATLNIKEGIFYNDLPGYSIKVDRKFGDSLTNLVIYKHNTSGVETGNREIILAKSGRMYTDPSRSYLVFELNNGNDYQEYNDGRSVSYTGTGIPKATQFLRNGFKHYKLVISLESFGLHRTDEQQFEYHPYMKTLSELRAISDSLQKDAVRASMGVAGSSRNYYNYHFKADAVVQAKRVRDGKWVDSLLAFTPRTSNPIEIEAQAVTQAQNMLSYAQSNIIYLKEKEKSSYQYDLESHHKFTQAISVFIMFLIGAPLGAIIRKGGFGLPVLVSIIFFIVLYVLTLLGDKFAKDGAWPVPMGAWLANMVLFPIGLYLLRQARIDSAIFDKDAYAVAWGKLKKRFKGLEATASVG